A genome region from Streptomyces xanthophaeus includes the following:
- a CDS encoding DUF4239 domain-containing protein codes for MILWLLNHLSTFVIAVLLVGGLTGLAVAGSVAARRRFPHLARGEHNEMVGVALGMFGAIYGIILAFVVVTLWTQLENTQNIVASEATDLALVVRSADAFPPADRDRVQRAVGAYTHAVVEVQWPLMRDGRPSYDATGAQTHALYEALLAYEPQGTRAETFYAEAVTRLNDVAAQRRARITMAESSLPVLLQVLVYGGAFVIVPLTFLFGLRSLKMQLLFVSAVAGLIGFSLLLVVALDRPFAGDLSVTPEPYKEAALAQFWAVG; via the coding sequence ATGATCCTCTGGCTGCTCAACCACCTCAGCACCTTCGTCATCGCCGTCCTCCTGGTCGGCGGCCTGACCGGCCTCGCCGTGGCCGGGAGCGTGGCCGCCCGCCGCCGCTTCCCGCACCTGGCCCGGGGCGAACACAACGAGATGGTCGGTGTCGCGCTCGGTATGTTCGGTGCGATCTACGGCATCATCCTCGCGTTCGTCGTCGTCACCCTGTGGACGCAGCTGGAGAACACCCAGAACATCGTCGCCAGCGAGGCCACCGACCTGGCCCTCGTCGTCCGCAGCGCCGACGCCTTCCCGCCGGCCGACCGCGACCGGGTGCAGCGGGCGGTCGGCGCGTACACGCACGCCGTCGTCGAGGTGCAGTGGCCGCTGATGCGCGACGGGCGGCCGAGCTACGACGCGACCGGCGCGCAGACGCACGCCCTCTACGAGGCGCTCCTGGCCTACGAGCCCCAGGGCACCCGCGCCGAGACCTTCTACGCCGAAGCGGTCACCCGCCTCAACGACGTCGCGGCCCAGCGCCGGGCCCGCATCACGATGGCCGAGAGCTCGCTGCCGGTCCTGCTCCAGGTGCTGGTGTACGGGGGCGCGTTCGTGATCGTCCCGCTCACCTTCCTGTTCGGGCTGCGCAGCCTGAAGATGCAGCTGCTCTTCGTATCGGCCGTGGCCGGGCTGATCGGCTTCAGCCTGCTCCTGGTGGTGGCACTGGACCGCCCCTTCGCGGGGGACCTGAGCGTGACCCCGGAGCCCTACAAGGAGGCGGCTCTGGCCCAGTTCTGGGCTGTCGGCTGA
- a CDS encoding aldehyde dehydrogenase family protein translates to MTAQKLYIGGEWVEPAGGHYEVINPADESVVGLAPEASRGQVEEAARAAAEAFGSWSRTTPEARAAILDRAADIMQREYEPWAVLARQETGAPAGIARGMQVGVGVTRFRRYAKGALEPVERGLPPQVTEAGPMGRASILGALEVRQPVGVVTCITSYNNPWANPAGKVAPALAMGNTVVVKPAPQDPLSVFRMADALHEAGVPAGVVNVVNGQSVEVGEAAVDAPDVDMVSFTGSTAVGQRIAEVCGRSMKRQLMELGGKGAAIVFEDADLDAAVMGIGTTFSFYSGQICTAPTRVIVHRSVHDRLIEKLTGYLAFMKVGDPAAAGTVVGPVISAVHRDRVESYIELGKKEGARIAYGGERPVVGDGRGFYVAPTLLVDCTNDMRVVREEIFGPVVVVVPFDGDEEEAVRLANDSDFGLLSYVWSGDSARAFRVARRLRSGGVGVNTIGRNMEAPFGGFKRSGVGRDVGSYALHAYSEIQSIVWTA, encoded by the coding sequence TTGACCGCGCAGAAGCTCTACATCGGCGGCGAGTGGGTGGAGCCCGCGGGCGGCCACTACGAGGTGATCAACCCGGCGGACGAGTCGGTGGTCGGTCTCGCGCCCGAAGCCTCGCGCGGGCAGGTCGAGGAGGCGGCGCGCGCCGCGGCCGAGGCCTTCGGGAGCTGGTCCCGTACGACGCCCGAGGCGCGCGCGGCGATCCTGGACCGGGCCGCGGACATCATGCAGCGGGAGTACGAGCCGTGGGCGGTGCTGGCCCGGCAGGAGACGGGCGCACCGGCCGGCATCGCGCGCGGCATGCAGGTCGGGGTGGGCGTCACCCGCTTCCGGCGGTACGCCAAGGGAGCCCTCGAACCGGTCGAGAGGGGCCTGCCCCCGCAGGTCACCGAGGCCGGCCCGATGGGGCGGGCGAGCATCCTGGGCGCGCTGGAGGTGCGCCAGCCGGTCGGGGTGGTCACCTGCATCACCTCCTACAACAACCCCTGGGCGAACCCGGCGGGCAAGGTGGCGCCGGCCCTGGCCATGGGCAACACGGTGGTGGTCAAGCCGGCGCCGCAGGACCCGCTGTCGGTGTTCCGGATGGCGGACGCCCTGCACGAGGCCGGGGTGCCGGCGGGCGTGGTGAACGTGGTGAACGGCCAGTCGGTGGAGGTCGGCGAGGCCGCCGTGGACGCGCCGGACGTGGACATGGTCTCCTTCACCGGTTCCACGGCCGTCGGGCAGCGCATCGCCGAGGTCTGCGGCCGGTCCATGAAGCGGCAGCTGATGGAGCTGGGCGGCAAGGGCGCGGCGATCGTCTTCGAGGATGCGGACCTGGACGCGGCGGTGATGGGGATCGGGACGACCTTCTCCTTCTACTCCGGGCAGATCTGCACCGCCCCGACCCGGGTGATCGTCCACCGGTCCGTCCACGACCGTCTGATCGAGAAGCTGACCGGCTACCTGGCCTTCATGAAGGTCGGCGATCCGGCGGCGGCGGGCACGGTGGTCGGCCCGGTGATCTCGGCGGTGCACCGCGACCGGGTGGAGTCGTACATCGAGCTGGGGAAGAAGGAGGGGGCCCGGATCGCGTACGGCGGCGAGCGCCCGGTGGTGGGGGACGGCCGCGGCTTCTACGTGGCCCCGACCCTGCTGGTCGACTGCACGAACGACATGCGCGTGGTCCGTGAGGAGATCTTCGGCCCGGTGGTCGTGGTGGTGCCCTTCGACGGCGACGAGGAAGAGGCGGTCCGGCTCGCCAACGACAGCGACTTCGGGCTGCTGAGCTACGTGTGGTCGGGGGATTCGGCACGCGCGTTCCGCGTGGCGCGGCGGCTGCGGTCGGGCGGCGTCGGCGTCAACACCATCGGCCGCAACATGGAGGCGCCGTTCGGCGGCTTCAAGCGCAGCGGGGTGGGCCGGGACGTGGGCTCGTACGCGCTGCACGCCTACAGCGAGATCCAGTCGATCGTCTGGACGGCGTAG
- a CDS encoding ATP-binding cassette domain-containing protein: MTNLAIAANGLRKSYGDKVVLDGIDLAVPAGTVFSLLGPNGAGKTTAVKILSTLLGADPGTGAIHINGHDLAADPQAVRASIGVTGQFSAVDGLITGEENMLLMADLHHLSRSEGRRVAGELLERFDLVEAAKKPAASYSGGMKRRLDIAMTLVGDPRIIFLDEPTTGLDPRSRHNMWQIIRELVTGGVTVFLTTQYLEEADQLADRIAVLNDGRIAAEGTADELKRLVPGGHVRLRFTDPAAYRSAALALHEVTRDDEALALQIPSDGSQRDLRTILDRLEAAGIEADELTVHTPDLDDVFFALTGPATVIPNQSKENVR; this comes from the coding sequence ATGACCAACCTGGCCATCGCGGCGAACGGGCTGCGCAAGTCCTACGGCGACAAGGTCGTTCTCGACGGGATCGACCTGGCGGTCCCCGCCGGCACGGTCTTCTCCCTGCTCGGCCCGAACGGCGCCGGCAAGACCACCGCCGTCAAGATCCTCTCCACCCTCCTCGGGGCGGACCCGGGCACCGGAGCCATCCACATCAACGGCCACGACCTGGCCGCCGACCCGCAGGCCGTGCGCGCCTCGATCGGTGTCACCGGCCAGTTCTCCGCCGTCGACGGCCTGATCACCGGCGAGGAGAACATGCTCCTGATGGCGGACCTGCACCACCTCTCCCGCAGCGAAGGGCGGCGGGTGGCCGGCGAACTGCTGGAACGCTTCGACCTGGTCGAGGCCGCCAAGAAGCCCGCCGCCAGCTACTCCGGCGGCATGAAGCGCCGCCTCGACATCGCGATGACCCTGGTCGGCGACCCGCGGATCATCTTCCTCGACGAGCCCACCACCGGCCTCGACCCGCGCAGCCGCCACAACATGTGGCAGATCATCCGCGAACTCGTCACCGGCGGCGTCACCGTCTTCCTCACCACCCAGTACCTGGAGGAGGCCGACCAGCTCGCCGACCGCATCGCCGTCCTCAACGACGGCAGGATCGCCGCCGAAGGCACCGCCGACGAGCTGAAGCGGCTGGTCCCCGGCGGGCACGTCCGGCTCCGCTTCACCGACCCGGCCGCCTACCGGTCCGCGGCCCTCGCCCTGCACGAGGTCACCCGGGACGACGAGGCCCTGGCCCTGCAGATCCCCAGCGACGGCAGCCAGCGCGACCTGCGCACGATCCTCGACCGGCTGGAGGCCGCCGGCATCGAGGCGGACGAACTGACCGTGCACACCCCCGACCTCGACGACGTGTTCTTCGCCCTCACCGGCCCGGCCACCGTCATCCCCAACCAGTCCAAGGAGAACGTCCGATGA
- a CDS encoding MerR family transcriptional regulator, giving the protein MRIGELAARTGVGERSLRYYEQQGLLASDRTPGGHRDFPERAVDRVIRIQELYAAGLHSAKIAQILPCMRDEDGGPSVRATPALVAELAAERERIDRMIGDLIRSREVLDEVIEAAAGRTA; this is encoded by the coding sequence ATGCGGATCGGTGAACTGGCGGCGCGCACCGGGGTCGGTGAGCGTTCGCTGCGCTACTACGAGCAGCAGGGCCTGCTCGCTTCGGACCGGACGCCCGGCGGTCACCGGGACTTCCCCGAGCGGGCCGTCGACCGGGTGATCCGGATCCAGGAGCTGTACGCGGCCGGCCTGCACAGCGCGAAGATCGCGCAGATCCTGCCCTGCATGCGGGACGAGGACGGCGGCCCGTCGGTGCGTGCCACCCCGGCGCTGGTGGCCGAACTGGCCGCGGAGCGGGAGCGGATCGACCGGATGATCGGCGATCTGATCCGCTCCCGCGAGGTGCTGGACGAGGTGATCGAGGCCGCGGCGGGCCGCACGGCCTGA
- a CDS encoding DNA alkylation repair protein, which produces MPTADELLSADTVTHLARLLARAGGRRSSPALRARADALDGLTFSGRVAAVRDAVLDDLPGAWPDFEAVVRTALALPGFEGWMTFPVNEAVAVRGLEAFEPGLDLLHDLTPRLTAESAVRPFLRADPDRALAVVQKWTADPDPHVRRLASEGTRPRLPWAPQLPAFVADPRPALPVLDALYRDGSEYVRRSVSNHLNDISRDHPALAVETAGRWLAEPDATTDRVVRHGLRTLIKAGRPEALTLLGHSPDVPVTVSGPVVADPRIAVGEYLVFDWTVTNTGPLPARLVIDYVVHHAKANGTRTPKVFKLVTRAVAPGETLGGTKRHSFKPITTRRYHSGEHLVQLQINGRVRGEAPFSLDAS; this is translated from the coding sequence ATGCCCACGGCCGATGAGCTCCTCAGCGCGGACACCGTCACCCACCTCGCCCGACTGCTCGCCCGCGCGGGCGGCCGCCGGTCCTCGCCGGCCCTGCGCGCCCGCGCCGACGCCCTCGACGGACTGACCTTCAGCGGCCGCGTCGCCGCCGTCCGCGACGCCGTGCTCGACGACCTCCCGGGCGCATGGCCCGACTTCGAGGCCGTCGTACGCACCGCCCTCGCCCTGCCCGGCTTCGAGGGCTGGATGACCTTCCCCGTCAACGAGGCCGTCGCCGTCCGCGGACTGGAGGCGTTCGAACCCGGGCTGGACCTGCTGCACGACCTCACCCCCCGGCTCACCGCCGAGTCCGCCGTCCGGCCCTTCCTGCGCGCCGACCCGGACCGCGCCCTGGCCGTCGTACAGAAGTGGACGGCCGACCCGGACCCGCACGTACGCCGCCTCGCCAGCGAGGGAACCCGGCCCCGGCTGCCGTGGGCCCCGCAGCTGCCCGCCTTCGTCGCCGACCCGCGGCCGGCCCTGCCGGTGCTGGACGCCCTCTACCGCGACGGGTCCGAGTACGTCCGCCGCTCCGTCTCCAACCACCTCAACGACATCAGCCGCGACCACCCCGCCCTCGCGGTCGAGACCGCGGGCCGCTGGCTGGCCGAGCCCGACGCCACGACCGACCGCGTCGTACGCCACGGACTGCGCACCCTGATCAAGGCCGGGCGGCCCGAGGCACTGACCCTCCTCGGCCACTCCCCCGACGTGCCCGTCACCGTGAGCGGCCCGGTGGTCGCCGACCCGCGGATCGCCGTCGGCGAGTACCTCGTCTTCGACTGGACGGTCACCAACACCGGCCCGCTCCCGGCCCGGCTGGTCATCGACTACGTCGTCCACCACGCGAAGGCCAACGGCACCCGCACGCCGAAGGTGTTCAAACTCGTCACCCGCGCCGTGGCCCCCGGCGAAACCCTCGGCGGCACCAAGCGCCACTCCTTCAAACCCATCACCACCCGCCGCTACCACTCCGGCGAGCACCTGGTGCAGCTCCAGATCAACGGCCGGGTCCGCGGCGAGGCCCCTTTTTCGCTGGACGCCTCCTGA
- a CDS encoding helix-turn-helix domain-containing protein: MPGGRLNQQERQQIALGLADDLAYAEIARRLDRPTSTISREVMRNGGPNAYRADLAHRATERRAHRRSQAGPRGPEAIPQAHGRDPEAVREFEDVFTDVLIQAGTPKMMARVMSCLYITDTGSLTASELVQRLQVSPASISKAITFLEGQGLVRRERDERRRERYFVDDDVWYQATIASARANAQIIETARQGVSILGPDTPAANRLENIARFMDFVSEGITRAAEQAREVLHAKPGTPAATPPGDTP, from the coding sequence ATGCCGGGCGGCAGGCTCAACCAGCAGGAACGTCAGCAGATCGCGCTGGGACTGGCGGACGACCTCGCCTACGCGGAGATCGCCAGGCGCCTCGACCGCCCGACCTCGACGATCTCGCGCGAGGTGATGCGCAACGGCGGCCCCAACGCCTACCGGGCCGACCTGGCCCACCGCGCCACCGAACGCCGAGCCCACCGGCGCAGCCAGGCCGGACCCCGGGGACCGGAGGCGATCCCGCAGGCCCACGGACGCGATCCGGAGGCGGTGCGCGAGTTCGAGGACGTGTTCACCGACGTCCTCATCCAGGCGGGCACGCCCAAGATGATGGCCCGGGTGATGTCCTGCCTCTACATCACGGACACGGGCAGCCTCACCGCGTCCGAACTCGTCCAGCGCCTCCAGGTCAGCCCGGCGTCCATCTCCAAGGCGATCACGTTCCTGGAGGGCCAGGGCCTCGTCCGCAGGGAACGCGACGAACGCCGCCGCGAGCGCTACTTCGTCGATGACGACGTCTGGTACCAGGCGACGATCGCCAGCGCCCGCGCCAACGCCCAGATCATAGAAACCGCACGCCAGGGCGTCAGCATCCTCGGCCCCGACACCCCGGCCGCCAACCGGCTGGAGAACATCGCCCGCTTCATGGACTTCGTCTCCGAAGGCATCACCCGCGCCGCGGAACAGGCGCGCGAGGTCCTCCACGCGAAGCCGGGCACGCCCGCGGCAACGCCCCCGGGTGACACCCCCTAG
- a CDS encoding APC family permease, whose translation MTQLDVRPRAGDTVSGVAEGDVRGKGLGKGSVGLVGSAVIGISTVAPVYCLTSTLGSTAGEVGMQMPAIFLAGFLPMLLVAFAYRELNKAMPDCGTSFTWTVKAFGPRIGWMCGWGLVIATIIVLSNLAGVATSYFWLLAGEITNNPSIAALDDDKLVHIVTCLTLIAVATAISYRGMTATKGVQYALVGLQLVVLAIFVAMAFQKASAGTFDTGLDFSWSWMNPFAVESMAAFTAGLSLSIFMYWGWDACLATNEETTGSTKTPGRASLIAMIVLVGSYLATGVAAQMAVGSGGEGLGLANEETSGNVFAALAGPVMGPVLGILLFVAVLASAAASLQTTFIPVARTVLAMSTYEALPPSYAKVHPRFKTPGRATVMAGVATGVFYTVMTLVSENVLTDTIFALGLMICFYYSLTAFACVWYFRGELRRSARDLFFKGVFPILGGLLLAAVFFKTLYDAWDPSYGSGSTLPGLDVGNVFVIGVGLLALGLVIMFVTERRSPAFFRGEVLTKSTPALVVED comes from the coding sequence ATGACTCAGCTGGACGTTCGGCCTCGGGCCGGAGACACGGTAAGCGGCGTCGCCGAGGGCGACGTTCGCGGCAAGGGCCTCGGCAAGGGGTCCGTCGGACTGGTCGGCAGCGCCGTCATCGGCATCTCGACCGTCGCCCCGGTCTACTGCCTGACCTCGACCCTCGGCTCCACCGCCGGTGAGGTCGGCATGCAGATGCCCGCGATCTTCCTCGCCGGCTTCCTCCCCATGCTCCTGGTCGCCTTCGCCTACCGCGAGCTCAACAAGGCCATGCCGGACTGCGGCACCTCCTTCACCTGGACCGTCAAGGCCTTCGGCCCGCGGATCGGCTGGATGTGCGGCTGGGGCCTGGTGATCGCCACGATCATCGTGCTCTCCAACCTCGCGGGCGTCGCCACCTCGTACTTCTGGCTGCTGGCCGGCGAGATCACGAACAATCCGTCGATCGCCGCCCTGGACGACGACAAGCTCGTCCACATCGTCACCTGCCTCACGCTGATCGCCGTCGCGACCGCCATCAGCTACCGCGGCATGACCGCCACCAAGGGCGTCCAGTACGCCCTGGTCGGCCTCCAGCTCGTCGTGCTCGCCATCTTCGTCGCCATGGCCTTCCAGAAGGCCTCCGCCGGCACCTTCGACACCGGCCTGGACTTCTCCTGGTCCTGGATGAACCCCTTCGCGGTCGAGTCCATGGCGGCCTTCACCGCCGGACTCTCGCTCTCGATCTTCATGTACTGGGGCTGGGACGCGTGCCTGGCCACCAACGAGGAGACCACCGGCTCGACGAAGACCCCCGGCCGCGCCTCGCTCATCGCGATGATCGTCCTGGTCGGCTCGTACCTGGCCACCGGCGTCGCCGCCCAGATGGCCGTCGGCTCCGGCGGCGAGGGCCTCGGCCTCGCCAACGAGGAGACCTCGGGCAACGTCTTCGCCGCCCTCGCCGGCCCCGTCATGGGCCCTGTCCTCGGCATCCTGCTCTTCGTGGCCGTCCTGGCCTCCGCCGCGGCCTCCCTGCAGACCACCTTCATCCCGGTGGCCCGCACGGTCCTCGCCATGTCGACGTACGAGGCCCTGCCGCCCTCCTACGCGAAGGTCCACCCGCGCTTCAAGACCCCCGGCCGCGCCACCGTCATGGCGGGCGTCGCGACCGGCGTCTTCTACACGGTCATGACCCTGGTCAGCGAGAACGTCCTCACCGACACGATCTTCGCGCTCGGCCTGATGATCTGCTTCTACTACTCGCTGACGGCCTTCGCCTGCGTCTGGTACTTCCGCGGCGAGCTGCGCCGCTCCGCCCGCGACCTGTTCTTCAAGGGCGTCTTCCCGATCCTGGGCGGCCTGCTGCTGGCAGCGGTCTTCTTCAAGACCCTCTACGACGCCTGGGACCCGTCCTACGGCTCCGGCTCCACGCTCCCCGGCCTCGACGTCGGCAACGTCTTCGTCATCGGCGTCGGCCTGCTGGCCCTCGGCCTGGTGATCATGTTCGTCACCGAGCGCCGCAGCCCGGCCTTCTTCCGCGGCGAGGTCCTGACGAAGTCCACCCCGGCCCTGGTGGTCGAGGACTGA
- a CDS encoding N-acyl-D-amino-acid deacylase family protein gives MLDHLIKGATVVDGTGAPARVADVGIRDGRIAAIAAPGTVTEEARTTEDATGLVLTPGFVDPHTHYDAQLFWDPYATPSMNHGVTTVAGGNCGFTLAPLNPARPEDADYTRRMMSKVEGMALKALEEGVDWTWSTFGEYLDALEGRIAVNAGFMVGHCALRRHVMGEDAVGGQPTPEQMQQMLDLFHDAMNAGAWGLSTTQSSTHSDGSGAPVASRHARPAELLALSKAVAEHEGTQLEAIVAGCLDQFSDDEIDLFVEMSAAAGRPLNWNVLTIDASVPERVPRQLIPSERARKAGGRIVALTMPILTPMNMSLGTFCALNLIPGWGEILGLPVPERIAKLRDAGVRAEMLRRADSKEAGVFRRLAHFGRYVIGDTYSKENEGLSGRVVNDIAAERGQDPFQCLVEICANDDLRTVLWPMPTDNDPASWALRQETWQHEDVMLGGSDAGAHLDRMCGAPYTTRFLGDCLRGRKLVPLEQAVRMLTDDPARLFGLRERGRIAEGYHADLVLFDPERIEAGPATLVHDLPGDSPRLDARAIGIVSVRVNGVETIRNDEVTGAIPGTVLRSGRDTRTVSTR, from the coding sequence ATGCTCGACCACCTGATCAAGGGGGCGACCGTCGTGGACGGCACCGGCGCCCCCGCCCGCGTCGCAGACGTGGGGATACGCGACGGCCGGATCGCGGCGATAGCCGCACCCGGCACCGTCACCGAAGAGGCCCGCACCACCGAGGACGCCACCGGCCTGGTCCTCACCCCCGGCTTCGTCGACCCGCACACGCACTACGACGCCCAGCTCTTCTGGGACCCCTACGCCACGCCCTCCATGAACCACGGCGTGACCACCGTCGCCGGCGGCAACTGCGGCTTCACCCTGGCCCCGCTCAACCCCGCCCGCCCCGAGGACGCCGACTACACCCGCCGCATGATGAGCAAGGTCGAGGGCATGGCCCTCAAGGCCCTGGAGGAGGGCGTCGACTGGACCTGGTCCACCTTCGGCGAGTACCTCGACGCCCTGGAGGGCCGGATCGCCGTCAACGCCGGGTTCATGGTCGGCCACTGCGCCCTGCGCCGCCACGTGATGGGTGAGGACGCCGTCGGAGGCCAGCCCACCCCCGAGCAGATGCAGCAGATGCTCGATCTCTTCCACGACGCCATGAACGCCGGCGCCTGGGGCCTGTCCACCACCCAGTCCTCCACCCACTCCGACGGGTCCGGCGCCCCCGTGGCCTCCCGCCACGCCCGGCCCGCCGAGCTGCTCGCGCTGTCGAAGGCGGTCGCCGAACACGAGGGCACCCAGCTGGAGGCGATCGTCGCCGGCTGCCTCGACCAGTTCTCGGACGACGAGATCGACCTGTTCGTGGAGATGAGCGCCGCTGCCGGACGGCCCCTGAACTGGAACGTCCTCACCATCGACGCCTCCGTCCCCGAGCGGGTCCCGCGCCAGCTGATCCCCAGCGAGCGCGCCCGCAAGGCCGGCGGCCGCATCGTCGCGCTGACGATGCCCATCCTCACCCCCATGAACATGTCGCTGGGCACCTTCTGCGCGCTCAACCTCATCCCCGGCTGGGGCGAGATCCTCGGCCTGCCCGTCCCCGAGCGGATCGCCAAGCTCCGCGACGCCGGCGTACGCGCCGAGATGCTGCGCCGCGCCGACAGCAAGGAGGCCGGAGTCTTCCGGCGCCTCGCCCACTTCGGGCGGTACGTCATAGGGGACACGTACAGCAAGGAGAACGAGGGCCTCTCCGGCCGGGTCGTGAACGACATCGCCGCCGAACGCGGCCAGGACCCCTTCCAGTGCCTGGTCGAGATCTGCGCCAACGACGACCTGCGCACGGTGCTCTGGCCGATGCCCACCGACAACGATCCGGCGAGCTGGGCCCTGCGCCAGGAGACCTGGCAGCACGAGGACGTCATGCTCGGCGGCTCCGACGCCGGCGCGCACCTGGACCGGATGTGCGGGGCCCCGTACACGACCCGATTCCTCGGCGACTGCCTGCGCGGCCGCAAGCTCGTGCCGCTGGAGCAGGCGGTACGGATGCTCACCGACGACCCGGCCCGGCTGTTCGGGCTGCGCGAACGCGGCCGGATCGCCGAGGGCTACCACGCGGACCTGGTCCTCTTCGACCCCGAGCGCATCGAGGCCGGTCCCGCGACCCTCGTCCACGACCTGCCCGGGGACAGCCCCCGGCTGGACGCGCGGGCCATCGGCATCGTCTCGGTACGGGTCAACGGCGTGGAGACCATCCGCAACGACGAGGTGACGGGGGCGATCCCCGGGACCGTGCTCCGGTCGGGCCGGGACACGAGGACGGTGAGCACCCGTTGA
- a CDS encoding ABC transporter permease: MSTLSLAVRDCSTMLRRNLLHARRYPSLTLNLLLTPVMLLLLFVYIFGDVMSAGMGGGAADRSDYIAYVVPGILLMTIGSTVIGAAVSVSTDMSEGIIARFRTMAIHRGSVLVGHVVGSVLQSLASVVLVGAVAVAIGFRSTDATALEWLAAFGLIALFALALTWIAVGMGMASPNAEAASNSAMPLILLPLISSAFTPVEAMPGWFQPIAQYQPFTPAIETLRGLLLGTEIGYNGWLAVAWSLGLAVLGYRWSAASFNRDPK, from the coding sequence ATGAGCACCCTCTCCCTCGCCGTGCGCGACTGCTCCACGATGCTGCGCCGCAACCTCCTGCACGCCCGCCGCTACCCGTCGCTGACGCTGAACCTGCTGCTCACCCCGGTGATGCTGCTGCTGCTCTTCGTCTACATCTTCGGCGACGTGATGAGCGCCGGCATGGGCGGCGGCGCCGCCGACCGCTCCGACTACATCGCGTACGTCGTCCCCGGCATCCTGCTGATGACCATCGGCAGCACCGTCATCGGGGCCGCGGTATCCGTCTCCACCGACATGTCCGAGGGCATCATCGCCCGCTTCCGCACCATGGCGATCCACCGCGGCTCCGTGCTCGTCGGCCACGTCGTCGGCAGCGTCCTGCAGTCACTCGCCAGCGTGGTCCTCGTCGGCGCCGTCGCCGTCGCCATCGGCTTCCGGTCCACCGATGCCACGGCCCTGGAGTGGCTGGCCGCGTTCGGGCTGATCGCGCTGTTCGCCCTGGCGCTCACCTGGATCGCCGTCGGGATGGGCATGGCCAGTCCGAACGCCGAGGCCGCCAGCAACAGCGCGATGCCGCTGATCCTGCTGCCCCTCATCTCCAGCGCGTTCACCCCGGTCGAGGCGATGCCGGGCTGGTTCCAGCCGATCGCCCAGTACCAGCCGTTCACGCCGGCCATCGAGACCCTGCGCGGCCTGCTCCTCGGCACCGAGATCGGCTACAACGGCTGGCTCGCGGTCGCCTGGTCCCTCGGCCTGGCGGTGCTCGGCTACCGCTGGTCGGCGGCCTCCTTCAACCGCGACCCGAAGTAA
- a CDS encoding DUF4097 family beta strand repeat-containing protein: MQKFATAAPIAAVLDVPAGLIRFIAADRSDTIVEILPADASKGRDVKAAEQTTAEYKNGVLRITAAPAKNRILGNSGSVEITVQLPAGSRVDAKTAAAEFRGVGRLGDVTFEAAQGTVKLDETASAHLTLMAGDVSVGRLGGPAQITTQKGHLQIAEAQRGTVELSTQAGDITVGAARGISATLDAGTAYGRISNALTNTDGAAAGLTIRATTSYGDITARSI; this comes from the coding sequence GTGCAGAAGTTCGCCACCGCCGCCCCGATCGCCGCCGTCCTGGACGTCCCCGCCGGGCTCATCCGGTTCATCGCCGCCGACCGGTCCGACACCATCGTCGAGATCCTCCCCGCCGACGCCTCCAAGGGCCGCGACGTGAAGGCCGCCGAGCAGACCACCGCCGAGTACAAGAACGGCGTCCTGCGGATCACCGCCGCACCGGCGAAGAACCGGATCCTCGGCAACTCCGGGTCCGTCGAGATCACCGTCCAGCTGCCGGCCGGCTCCCGCGTCGACGCGAAGACCGCGGCCGCCGAGTTCCGCGGCGTCGGCCGCCTGGGCGACGTCACCTTCGAGGCCGCCCAGGGCACGGTCAAGCTCGACGAGACCGCGAGCGCCCACCTCACCCTGATGGCCGGCGACGTCTCCGTCGGACGCCTGGGCGGCCCCGCGCAGATCACCACCCAGAAGGGCCACCTGCAGATCGCCGAGGCCCAGCGCGGCACCGTCGAACTGTCCACCCAGGCAGGCGACATCACCGTCGGCGCCGCCCGCGGCATCTCCGCCACCCTCGACGCCGGCACCGCCTACGGCCGGATCAGCAACGCCCTCACCAACACCGACGGCGCCGCCGCCGGCCTCACCATCCGCGCCACCACCTCCTACGGCGACATCACCGCCCGCAGCATCTGA